One stretch of Niallia sp. XMNu-256 DNA includes these proteins:
- the pknB gene encoding Stk1 family PASTA domain-containing Ser/Thr kinase, with translation MMIGKRISDRYKILEMIGGGGMANVYLAHDMILDRDVAVKVLRLDFANSDEFIRRFHREAQSATSLAHPNIVSIYDVGEEDSIYYIVMEHVNGQTLKQYIQNHSPVVIEDALAIMEQITSAISHAHENHIIHRDIKPQNILLDRSGNVKITDFGIAMALSATSITQTNSVLGSVHYLSPEQARGGVANHKSDIYALGIVMFELLTGRLPFSGESAVSIALKHLQTETPSLRRWNPNIPQSVENIVLKATAKDPFHRYESVEEMEEDIRTALDPSRVNDPKFTLPVDEDATKAIPIITDEHEHTYSSLDETIVHNFETKKVGQATTKESDEKVQKSKKSKKGRILFISVLSFLLAISILTIIFLPSLLTPKDIDVPDVTGMPLEKAVSELVTTGFVIGETKEISHDEIEDGDVVKTDPKAGRLAKEGSEITVYKSTGKAKFKLLDYRKQNYDDVFSLLNAKNFKDIVMEEVYDESVAGTIIDQNYPAGNEVVPEETILEFKVSMGPDQIVLKDLSEYSVSGVQDYADDVDLIADVSQKEFHETISLGHVISQDPKPGTKVEKGSKITVIISKGPPAIPPSVKTVKVNIPYKPTEEGTPQTVVILVDDMNHDLNEPFQTFEITQNETKEFQLTILPNTTATYQIVVDDQVVETNTVHY, from the coding sequence ATGATGATCGGGAAAAGAATCAGTGACCGCTATAAGATATTAGAAATGATTGGCGGGGGTGGAATGGCAAATGTCTATTTAGCGCATGATATGATACTAGATAGAGATGTTGCCGTTAAAGTATTACGATTAGACTTTGCTAACAGTGATGAATTTATTCGTCGATTCCATCGAGAGGCACAATCTGCTACAAGTCTTGCTCATCCCAATATTGTCAGTATTTATGATGTGGGCGAAGAAGATTCAATTTATTATATTGTCATGGAACATGTTAATGGACAAACATTGAAACAATACATACAAAATCATTCACCTGTAGTGATTGAAGACGCATTAGCGATCATGGAACAAATCACTTCAGCAATTTCCCATGCACACGAAAACCATATTATTCATCGGGATATAAAGCCACAAAATATCTTGCTTGATCGTAGTGGCAATGTGAAAATTACTGACTTTGGGATTGCCATGGCATTAAGTGCGACAAGTATTACGCAAACCAATTCTGTACTTGGTTCTGTTCACTATCTATCCCCTGAACAGGCAAGGGGAGGCGTGGCTAATCATAAATCTGATATTTATGCACTTGGAATTGTGATGTTTGAACTGTTAACAGGTAGATTGCCATTTTCAGGAGAATCTGCTGTTTCAATTGCATTAAAACATTTACAAACAGAAACTCCATCGCTGCGCAGATGGAATCCAAATATTCCTCAAAGTGTTGAAAATATTGTGTTAAAAGCAACAGCAAAAGATCCGTTTCATCGATATGAAAGTGTAGAAGAAATGGAGGAGGATATTCGGACAGCACTAGATCCTAGCCGTGTCAATGACCCGAAATTTACGCTCCCAGTAGATGAGGATGCAACAAAAGCAATACCGATTATTACTGATGAACACGAACATACATATTCAAGTTTAGACGAAACCATTGTCCATAATTTTGAAACAAAAAAGGTTGGACAAGCGACAACAAAGGAATCAGATGAAAAGGTTCAAAAGTCAAAGAAGAGCAAAAAAGGACGAATCCTATTTATTTCTGTTTTAAGTTTTTTACTGGCAATTTCCATTTTAACAATTATTTTTCTTCCATCTCTTCTTACTCCTAAAGACATAGACGTCCCTGATGTTACTGGAATGCCTTTAGAAAAAGCTGTTTCAGAACTCGTAACAACCGGGTTTGTTATTGGTGAAACAAAAGAAATCAGTCACGACGAAATTGAAGATGGTGATGTTGTTAAGACAGATCCGAAAGCTGGAAGATTGGCAAAAGAGGGTAGTGAAATTACGGTTTACAAGAGTACAGGAAAGGCAAAGTTTAAGTTATTAGATTATCGTAAACAAAATTATGATGATGTTTTTAGTTTGTTAAATGCTAAAAACTTTAAAGATATTGTCATGGAAGAAGTGTATGATGAATCTGTAGCTGGAACGATTATAGACCAAAACTACCCTGCTGGGAATGAAGTTGTTCCAGAAGAAACCATTTTGGAATTTAAAGTCAGTATGGGTCCCGATCAAATCGTTTTAAAAGATCTAAGTGAATATTCGGTATCGGGGGTTCAAGACTATGCGGATGATGTCGACTTAATTGCAGATGTCTCTCAAAAAGAATTCCACGAGACCATTTCTTTAGGCCATGTCATCTCTCAAGATCCAAAACCTGGTACAAAGGTCGAAAAAGGCTCAAAAATCACAGTCATTATTTCGAAAGGGCCACCAGCAATACCGCCAAGTGTAAAAACGGTAAAGGTTAATATTCCATATAAGCCTACGGAAGAAGGAACTCCACAAACAGTTGTAATATTGGTAGATGATATGAATCATGATTTAAATGAGCCATTTCAAACATTTGAGATCACTCAAAATGAAACAAAAGAGTTCCAACTCACGATTCTCCCAAATACAACGGCAACATATCAGATCGTGGTAGATGATCAAGTTGTGGAAACAAATACGGTACATTATTAA
- a CDS encoding Stp1/IreP family PP2C-type Ser/Thr phosphatase yields the protein MKAVFLTDRGKVRQHNEDNGGVFLNRAGQRIAMVADGMGGHRAGDVASHLTIMKLKEIWEETEKIETPEQAENWFKEQIKLVNVTVFQHSQQNVECEGMGTTIVAVIITEMFSTIAHIGDSRCYILNEAGLSQITEDHSLVNELVKTGQISKEDAENHPRKNVLTRALGTAIFVDMDIKTIIIEENDTLLLCSDGLSNKVNEEEIESTLNSEKSIKEKATTLIDMANEYGGEDNISLIIVEFTPEEFYGDQQ from the coding sequence ATGAAAGCCGTTTTTTTAACAGACCGGGGGAAAGTAAGGCAACATAACGAAGATAATGGAGGCGTTTTTCTTAATCGAGCAGGTCAAAGGATTGCAATGGTTGCAGATGGAATGGGTGGTCATCGGGCAGGGGATGTGGCCAGCCACTTAACCATCATGAAATTAAAAGAAATATGGGAAGAAACCGAAAAGATCGAGACACCTGAACAAGCTGAGAATTGGTTCAAAGAACAAATTAAGCTTGTGAATGTAACAGTGTTCCAGCATTCCCAACAAAATGTGGAATGCGAGGGGATGGGAACTACGATTGTCGCTGTTATCATTACAGAAATGTTTTCAACAATCGCCCATATTGGTGACAGCCGCTGTTACATTTTAAATGAAGCGGGGCTATCACAAATTACCGAAGATCATTCCCTAGTTAATGAACTAGTTAAGACTGGGCAAATCTCTAAAGAAGACGCTGAAAATCATCCTCGCAAAAATGTATTGACAAGAGCGCTAGGTACAGCAATTTTTGTTGATATGGATATTAAAACAATCATTATTGAAGAAAATGATACCCTTCTACTTTGTTCGGATGGATTATCTAACAAAGTGAATGAAGAAGAAATCGAGAGTACTTTAAACAGTGAGAAATCAATTAAAGAGAAAGCAACGACTCTCATTGATATGGCTAATGAATATGGCGGCGAGGATAATATATCCCTTATTATTGTCGAGTTTACTCCTGAAGAGTTTTATGGTGATCAACAATGA
- the rsmB gene encoding 16S rRNA (cytosine(967)-C(5))-methyltransferase RsmB — protein MNKTRKNVRETALDILEAVEKKQSYSNLLLNQYINKNNLNEKDIGLLTELTYGTIQRRMTLDYYLSPFISKKKKIETWVVQLLRLTVYQMVYLDKIPDRAAIYEAVEIAKKKGHKGITGLVNGILRSIQREGLPSFEVIEDPIERISIKTSHPLWLVKRWVELFGYDETLKMCELNLTAPIMTARVNLTKTTMEHCLNLLADEGYTVEVSSVIPEAIYCLKGNLARSKAFQEGYLTIQDESSMAVALALGVEENQSVLDACAAPGGKTTHIAEKLNKTGHVISLDLHDHKVKLIRENASRLELPNIEAKTLDSRLVHEHFDQASFDRILLDAPCSGLGVVRRKPDIKYTKKESDLYELQKIQKTLLKSMAPLLRKNGILVYSTCTIDPEENQQVIEDFLKQHPDFERDSNLSERMPAKLQPFVQNGEIQILPQYFNSDGFYIACLRKN, from the coding sequence ATGAATAAAACACGTAAAAATGTAAGAGAAACAGCACTAGATATTCTTGAAGCCGTTGAAAAAAAGCAGTCTTATAGTAATTTACTTTTAAATCAATATATTAACAAAAATAATTTAAATGAAAAAGACATTGGTTTATTAACCGAGTTAACCTATGGAACGATTCAAAGAAGAATGACACTTGATTATTATTTATCTCCGTTTATTTCTAAAAAGAAAAAGATCGAAACGTGGGTTGTACAGCTATTACGACTAACGGTTTATCAAATGGTTTATTTAGACAAAATACCTGATCGAGCAGCCATTTATGAGGCTGTTGAAATTGCCAAAAAAAAGGGTCATAAAGGAATTACCGGCTTAGTAAATGGAATCTTACGCAGTATTCAAAGAGAAGGACTGCCTTCATTTGAGGTTATTGAAGATCCGATTGAAAGGATATCCATCAAAACAAGTCATCCTTTATGGCTTGTGAAAAGATGGGTAGAGCTATTCGGATACGATGAGACGTTAAAAATGTGTGAGTTAAATTTAACAGCACCCATTATGACAGCAAGAGTTAATTTGACGAAAACAACGATGGAACATTGTCTAAACCTTTTAGCTGATGAAGGTTATACAGTCGAGGTCAGCTCTGTTATTCCCGAAGCCATTTATTGCTTAAAAGGTAATTTAGCTCGTTCTAAGGCCTTTCAGGAAGGTTACTTGACCATTCAGGATGAAAGTTCAATGGCTGTCGCTTTAGCTTTAGGAGTAGAAGAAAATCAGAGTGTTCTTGATGCATGTGCAGCACCAGGCGGAAAAACAACCCATATTGCTGAGAAATTAAACAAAACTGGCCATGTTATTTCATTGGACTTACATGATCATAAAGTGAAATTAATTCGTGAAAATGCATCCAGATTAGAATTGCCAAATATTGAAGCGAAAACATTAGACAGCCGTCTTGTTCATGAACACTTTGATCAAGCATCCTTTGATCGAATCTTGTTAGACGCACCGTGTTCGGGTCTCGGAGTTGTTAGGCGAAAGCCGGATATTAAGTATACAAAAAAAGAAAGCGATTTATACGAGCTTCAAAAAATTCAAAAAACGTTACTAAAGTCAATGGCCCCGTTATTAAGAAAAAATGGTATTCTAGTTTATAGTACATGTACAATTGATCCTGAAGAAAATCAGCAAGTGATTGAGGACTTTTTAAAACAACATCCCGACTTTGAGCGTGATTCTAATTTAAGTGAACGGATGCCTGCCAAACTACAACCTTTTGTACAAAATGGTGAAATACAAATTTTACCGCAATATTTTAACTCGGATGGATTTTATATTGCCTGTTTAAGGAAAAATTGA
- the fmt gene encoding methionyl-tRNA formyltransferase — translation MTKVIFMGTPDFSVPILRQLIEDGYDCIGVVTQPDRPVGRKRVLTPPPVKVEAEKHGIPVFQPEKIRQSEELQTILDLNADLIVTAAFGQILPKELLDAPRFGCINVHASLLPELRGGAPIHYAIIQGKEKTGITIMYMVEKLDAGDILTKVEVPILEDDNVGTMHDKLSQAGAKLLSNTIPALLNKELTPKKQDEALATFAYNIKRDQEKIDWTSPGETIYNHIRGLNPWPVAYTVLQGTVIKVWQASKVPTSKQAAPGTIISIEEDGFIIATGNETGIKMIELQPAGKKRMSAGQFLRGAGSQLTTGIILGDSHE, via the coding sequence ATGACAAAAGTTATTTTTATGGGAACTCCGGATTTTTCTGTTCCTATTTTAAGACAGTTAATTGAAGATGGATACGACTGTATCGGAGTTGTTACCCAACCAGATAGACCTGTCGGCAGAAAAAGGGTTTTAACTCCCCCGCCAGTGAAAGTAGAAGCAGAAAAGCATGGGATTCCTGTTTTTCAACCAGAGAAAATCCGTCAGTCAGAAGAACTGCAAACGATCCTTGATTTAAACGCAGATTTAATTGTGACAGCAGCTTTTGGACAAATTCTACCTAAAGAACTCCTTGATGCTCCTCGGTTTGGATGTATTAATGTACATGCCTCGCTATTGCCAGAACTTCGCGGTGGTGCTCCAATCCACTATGCGATCATTCAAGGAAAAGAGAAAACTGGAATTACGATTATGTATATGGTTGAGAAGCTAGATGCGGGGGATATATTAACAAAAGTAGAAGTACCGATTCTTGAAGATGATAATGTGGGAACGATGCATGACAAACTAAGTCAAGCAGGCGCGAAGCTTTTATCGAACACAATACCTGCTTTATTAAATAAAGAGTTAACGCCAAAAAAACAAGATGAAGCACTAGCTACTTTTGCTTATAATATTAAAAGGGACCAAGAAAAAATCGATTGGACTAGTCCCGGAGAAACTATTTATAATCACATCCGTGGATTAAACCCTTGGCCTGTTGCATATACCGTGTTGCAAGGAACGGTCATTAAAGTATGGCAAGCCTCCAAAGTTCCAACTAGTAAACAAGCCGCTCCAGGAACGATTATTTCAATTGAAGAGGATGGTTTTATCATCGCAACAGGGAATGAGACTGGGATTAAAATGATTGAATTACAACCAGCAGGGAAAAAAAGAATGTCTGCTGGTCAGTTTTTAAGAGGGGCAGGATCACAATTGACTACTGGAATAATATTAGGGGACTCACATGAATAA
- the def gene encoding peptide deformylase: MAIKKIVTYPADILELDCKPVTVFNSKLKKLLQDMYDTMIEFDGVGLAAPQIGIDAQIAVVDIDDGSGTFELINPVILETNGEQIDVEGCLSFPGLYGEVKRPYYVKVKAFDRKGKMQIIEAEGFLARAIQHEIDHLHGILFTSKISKYVKEEDLQEVEES; the protein is encoded by the coding sequence ATGGCAATAAAGAAAATTGTTACATATCCTGCAGATATTCTTGAATTGGATTGTAAACCGGTTACTGTATTTAATTCAAAGTTAAAGAAATTACTTCAAGATATGTATGACACAATGATTGAATTTGACGGAGTGGGTTTAGCGGCACCGCAAATTGGCATTGATGCGCAAATTGCGGTTGTTGATATTGATGATGGTTCAGGTACCTTCGAACTCATTAACCCGGTGATTCTTGAAACAAACGGGGAACAAATCGATGTAGAAGGTTGCCTAAGTTTCCCAGGTCTTTATGGTGAGGTGAAACGCCCTTATTATGTAAAAGTAAAGGCCTTTGATCGAAAAGGTAAAATGCAAATCATTGAGGCGGAAGGTTTCCTAGCTCGGGCCATTCAACATGAAATCGATCATTTACATGGAATATTGTTCACGTCAAAAATATCAAAGTATGTGAAGGAAGAAGATTTACAAGAGGTGGAAGAATCATGA
- the priA gene encoding primosomal protein N' yields the protein MSVAKVIVDVPAQQTNKPFDYRIPASLINVIKPGMRVIVPFGPRKVQGFVVDIVTESQFPKLREIIELMDIEPILNEELLELADWLTDETLCYKISAFQVMLPPALKAKYEKKLQLKDRKKFPSLSKSIQPYFYEQDTIDWEDAANSGELSQFQKEVANGALEVRYIVKDRIKKKHVKMVAPALPAEGLLQRKEELSKRSNKQISVINYFLSHPKPIERQKILSTLSISSSVIKGLVEKGILYETMEEVYRDPYQDRTFERTSPLKLTDEQSIAIKPILQSINEQRHEVFLLYGVTGSGKTEVYLQTIQKVLQGGKEGIVLVPEISLTPQMVNRFKSRFGDEVAVLHSGLSVGEKYDEWRKIQRKEVRVAVGARSAIFAPFENLGIIIIDEEHETSYKQEDNPRYHARDVAIERAKNYSCPVILGSATPSLETFARAKKGVYHLLTLSKRMNEHNLPSVDIVDMREELREGNRSMFSRLLYNKIEDRLAKKEQTVLFLNKRGYSSFVMCRDCGYVVDCPNCDISLTYHRFNQQMKCHYCGFETIVPAVCPECSSEHIRYFGTGTQKVEEELGKIFPQARVIRMDIDTTSRKGSHEKLLNAFQEGKADILLGTQMIAKGLDFPNITLVGVLSADTMLHLPDFRSSEKTFQLLTQVSGRAGRHELPGEVVIQTYTPEHYSIILAGEQDFDQFYQKEMMIRKISGYPPFYYLALVTVSHEELMKVIDVTEKITKLLSSRLSNQAQILGPVASSIPRINNKYRYQCIVKYKKEPNLTATLKKILDYHQQESYSTGLQISIDKNPYIMM from the coding sequence ATGTCAGTAGCGAAAGTAATTGTGGATGTACCCGCTCAGCAAACGAATAAACCTTTTGACTATCGAATTCCTGCTAGTCTAATAAATGTTATAAAACCAGGAATGCGTGTGATTGTCCCTTTTGGACCACGAAAAGTTCAAGGATTCGTTGTTGATATCGTTACCGAGTCGCAGTTTCCTAAATTAAGAGAGATTATTGAACTGATGGATATTGAGCCGATTTTAAATGAAGAACTATTAGAACTTGCAGATTGGTTAACAGACGAGACACTATGTTACAAAATTTCGGCATTCCAAGTCATGTTGCCGCCTGCATTAAAGGCAAAGTATGAAAAAAAACTTCAATTAAAGGATCGCAAAAAGTTTCCAAGTTTGTCAAAATCGATTCAGCCTTATTTTTATGAGCAAGATACGATTGACTGGGAAGATGCTGCTAACTCTGGGGAACTTTCTCAATTTCAAAAGGAAGTAGCAAACGGGGCTTTAGAAGTAAGGTACATCGTTAAAGACAGAATTAAAAAGAAACATGTAAAGATGGTTGCCCCTGCTTTGCCAGCAGAAGGATTACTACAGAGGAAAGAAGAGTTATCGAAACGAAGCAACAAGCAAATTAGTGTGATAAACTATTTTCTGTCTCATCCTAAACCGATTGAAAGACAAAAGATATTATCTACTCTATCAATATCAAGTTCTGTCATTAAAGGGCTTGTTGAAAAGGGGATTCTCTATGAAACGATGGAGGAAGTTTATCGAGATCCTTATCAAGATCGGACGTTTGAAAGAACATCTCCTCTCAAATTAACCGACGAGCAATCCATTGCGATCAAACCGATTCTACAATCGATTAACGAACAAAGGCATGAAGTGTTTCTTCTCTATGGAGTGACAGGCAGTGGAAAAACAGAAGTGTACCTTCAAACCATTCAAAAGGTGCTCCAAGGAGGAAAAGAAGGAATTGTTCTAGTGCCAGAGATTTCACTAACTCCCCAAATGGTCAACCGATTTAAAAGTAGATTCGGGGATGAAGTAGCTGTTCTACACAGTGGGTTATCGGTTGGTGAAAAGTATGATGAATGGCGAAAAATTCAACGTAAAGAGGTTCGAGTTGCTGTAGGGGCTCGATCAGCTATTTTTGCACCGTTTGAAAATTTGGGTATTATTATCATTGATGAAGAACATGAAACAAGTTATAAACAAGAAGACAACCCAAGATATCATGCTCGAGATGTAGCGATTGAGAGGGCAAAGAACTACAGTTGTCCAGTGATATTAGGGAGTGCTACTCCATCTTTAGAAACGTTTGCCCGTGCAAAAAAAGGGGTCTATCATTTATTAACATTGTCAAAACGTATGAATGAGCATAATCTACCTTCAGTAGACATTGTCGATATGCGAGAAGAATTACGGGAAGGAAATCGTTCAATGTTTTCGCGGCTCCTATATAATAAAATCGAAGATCGATTAGCCAAAAAGGAACAAACGGTCTTGTTTTTAAATAAACGCGGATATTCTTCCTTTGTCATGTGTCGAGATTGTGGCTATGTGGTAGACTGTCCGAATTGTGATATCTCCCTAACCTATCATCGTTTTAATCAACAAATGAAATGTCATTATTGTGGATTTGAGACGATCGTCCCTGCCGTTTGTCCAGAATGTTCAAGTGAGCATATTCGTTATTTTGGTACAGGGACACAAAAGGTGGAGGAAGAATTAGGTAAAATTTTCCCCCAAGCGAGGGTCATTCGGATGGATATTGATACTACTTCTCGAAAGGGTTCACATGAGAAACTGTTAAATGCCTTTCAAGAGGGAAAGGCAGATATTCTTCTTGGAACGCAAATGATTGCCAAAGGATTGGACTTTCCAAATATCACACTCGTAGGGGTGTTATCAGCTGATACGATGCTCCATTTACCCGACTTTCGGTCTTCAGAAAAAACATTTCAATTGTTAACTCAAGTCAGTGGACGGGCTGGAAGACATGAATTGCCAGGTGAGGTTGTTATTCAAACCTATACGCCTGAACACTATAGTATTATCCTTGCAGGGGAGCAAGATTTTGATCAGTTCTATCAAAAAGAAATGATGATTAGAAAGATTTCCGGATATCCGCCTTTTTATTATTTGGCACTCGTTACAGTAAGTCATGAAGAACTCATGAAGGTAATTGACGTCACCGAGAAAATAACAAAATTGTTATCTTCTAGGTTATCAAATCAGGCACAGATACTCGGGCCTGTTGCCTCTTCCATCCCTAGAATCAATAATAAGTATCGCTATCAATGTATTGTGAAATATAAGAAAGAGCCCAATTTAACCGCTACCTTAAAAAAGATTCTTGACTATCATCAGCAAGAGAGCTACTCAACAGGTCTACAGATCTCTATCGATAAAAATCCTTATATTATGATGTAA
- the coaBC gene encoding bifunctional phosphopantothenoylcysteine decarboxylase/phosphopantothenate--cysteine ligase CoaBC, with translation MLNDKKILLCVTGGIAVYKAAALTSKLTQAGADVRVILSESATKFVPPLTFQALSRNDVYTDTFDEKEPKKIAHIDLADWADLIMVAPATANIIGKLANGIADDMISTTLLAATSPVWIAPAMNVHMYQHPAVTRNMNRLLEDGYRFIEPGEGYLACGYVGKGRLEEPESIVTKVIDYFNESTGSLAGTTVLITAGPTREKIDPVRYITNFSSGKMGYAIAEEAVRAGANVILVSGPVSLTPPNGVDVIKVESAEDMYQAVISRFREVDVVIKSAAVADYRPKSYSDYKIKKQPGEQVIELERTKDILLELGKRKDHQLLIGFAAETNNMDEYARKKLEGKNADMIVANNIGLEGAGFDIDTNIVTFYKKNGEVTNWPILTKNEVAKKIIEEMQLLLKGQHECQ, from the coding sequence ATGCTTAACGATAAAAAGATTTTATTATGTGTAACAGGTGGAATTGCTGTTTATAAAGCAGCTGCATTGACCAGTAAATTAACTCAAGCAGGAGCAGATGTACGTGTAATTTTAAGCGAATCTGCAACTAAGTTTGTTCCACCATTAACGTTTCAGGCCTTATCACGTAATGATGTCTACACAGATACATTTGATGAGAAAGAACCAAAAAAAATTGCCCACATTGATCTGGCTGATTGGGCCGATTTAATTATGGTGGCACCCGCAACGGCTAATATCATTGGGAAGCTTGCGAACGGGATTGCAGATGACATGATTTCAACGACCTTACTAGCCGCGACATCACCAGTCTGGATTGCACCTGCAATGAATGTGCATATGTATCAGCATCCTGCTGTGACGAGAAATATGAATCGGCTGTTAGAAGATGGGTATCGTTTTATTGAGCCTGGTGAAGGATATTTAGCTTGTGGGTATGTAGGAAAAGGAAGGTTAGAAGAGCCTGAAAGCATTGTCACGAAGGTAATTGATTATTTCAATGAGAGTACAGGTTCATTAGCCGGTACAACGGTTTTAATTACGGCGGGACCTACTCGAGAGAAAATCGACCCTGTACGCTATATTACAAATTTTTCATCGGGAAAAATGGGCTATGCGATTGCCGAAGAAGCAGTGAGAGCAGGAGCAAACGTTATTTTAGTATCCGGGCCGGTTTCACTAACCCCACCAAATGGAGTAGATGTAATTAAGGTGGAAAGTGCAGAAGATATGTACCAAGCAGTTATATCTCGCTTTAGAGAAGTTGATGTAGTAATTAAATCAGCTGCTGTTGCAGATTACCGACCAAAAAGCTATTCTGATTATAAAATAAAAAAACAACCAGGTGAACAAGTCATTGAGTTAGAAAGAACGAAAGATATCTTGTTGGAACTAGGGAAGAGAAAAGACCATCAACTACTAATTGGCTTTGCTGCAGAGACGAATAATATGGATGAATATGCACGGAAAAAGTTAGAGGGTAAAAATGCTGATATGATTGTAGCAAATAATATTGGGTTAGAGGGAGCAGGCTTCGATATCGATACAAATATTGTTACTTTTTATAAGAAAAATGGAGAGGTAACAAATTGGCCAATCTTAACAAAAAATGAAGTAGCTAAAAAAATAATCGAAGAAATGCAGCTGCTTTTAAAGGGTCAGCATGAATGTCAGTAG
- the rpoZ gene encoding DNA-directed RNA polymerase subunit omega, producing MLDPSIDSLMTKIDSKYSLVSVAAKRARKLQTGEASLLNRYISQKNVGKALEEINADKLFYRLAERTDFSSRYE from the coding sequence ATGTTAGATCCTTCAATTGATTCATTAATGACAAAAATTGATAGCAAATATTCGTTAGTATCGGTTGCCGCAAAACGCGCTCGAAAACTACAGACAGGAGAAGCATCTTTATTAAACCGATATATCTCACAAAAAAATGTAGGAAAAGCGCTTGAGGAGATTAATGCGGATAAGTTGTTCTATCGCCTAGCTGAACGAACAGATTTTAGTTCTAGATATGAGTAA
- the gmk gene encoding guanylate kinase, which yields MLEKGILIVLSGPSGVGKGTVRKAIFSQENTSFEYSISMTTRAPREGEVNGVDYFFKTREEFESLIEQGKLLEYAEFVGNYYGTPVDYVRETLDKGKDVFLEIEVQGARQVREKFPDGLFIFLAPPSLSELKNRIVTRGTETEDIINNRLNVAKEEIEMMHLYDYVVENDEIDHAVKKINAIVIAEHCRRERVQPKYIKMLEVK from the coding sequence ATGCTAGAAAAAGGAATATTAATTGTGTTATCCGGGCCTTCTGGGGTAGGTAAAGGAACGGTTAGAAAAGCGATTTTTTCACAAGAAAATACATCATTTGAATATTCCATTTCAATGACAACACGGGCTCCTCGCGAAGGTGAAGTAAATGGCGTGGATTACTTCTTTAAGACGAGAGAGGAATTCGAGAGTCTTATTGAACAAGGGAAATTATTGGAGTATGCAGAATTTGTAGGGAATTACTATGGAACCCCTGTAGATTATGTCAGAGAAACATTGGACAAGGGGAAGGACGTATTTCTTGAAATAGAAGTCCAAGGTGCCCGCCAAGTCCGTGAAAAGTTTCCTGATGGTTTATTTATATTTTTAGCACCGCCTAGTCTCTCAGAGTTGAAGAATCGGATTGTCACGAGAGGCACAGAAACAGAGGACATCATTAATAATCGCCTAAATGTGGCGAAAGAAGAAATTGAAATGATGCACTTATATGATTATGTTGTTGAAAACGATGAAATTGACCATGCAGTAAAAAAAATCAATGCAATTGTTATTGCAGAACATTGTCGCAGAGAAAGAGTGCAGCCAAAATATATAAAAATGCTGGAGGTAAAGTAA
- a CDS encoding DUF370 domain-containing protein yields MIKLINIGFGNIVSANRIISIVSPESAPIKRIIQDARDRGTLVDATYGRRTRAVIIMDSDHVILSAVQPETVAHRLNDRDEIMDEG; encoded by the coding sequence ATGATCAAGCTGATTAATATCGGATTCGGAAATATTGTTTCTGCAAACCGAATCATCTCCATTGTCAGTCCGGAATCAGCACCCATAAAGCGGATTATTCAAGATGCACGTGATAGAGGCACACTCGTGGATGCAACCTATGGTAGAAGGACTCGTGCTGTTATCATTATGGATAGTGATCATGTGATTTTAAGTGCAGTACAACCAGAAACTGTTGCACATCGTTTAAATGATCGAGATGAAATTATGGATGAGGGGTAG